The following coding sequences are from one Acidimicrobiales bacterium window:
- a CDS encoding NAD(P)/FAD-dependent oxidoreductase: MAQPSAQESMGRVGLPAPVRDLARRHWDAVIVGGGHNGLAASAYIARAGRRVLVLEARERLGGACTLEQPFDDPRWHVSPCAYLVGLLHPLVVEELELARFGYGVEVVDPHLWCPLEDASALTLWNDPVRSAAEVAALSPGDVDGYLAYEDVFARLRRALRGPATDTWLGDAPTQEELVARLGDDAEAVDVVLGAPIADVLERHVKDSRLRTALHGQGIIGTYAGPRDAGTAAVHAMHSSGTLDGEGGAWGYVRGGMGRVSFALADAAMAAGAVVATGVSVGAVRPGEGVVVEGGETIRADAVVSNADPKRTLALCASDVPGHYRQRLEEWRMDSPVVKVNCGLVRLPRFVAATDDTPFRSMVTISTGVDDTQAACAASRRGLPSPAWCELYFQTTYDPTIAPRGKHTMSIFAQYAPYRLAEGDWAARRDEIGDLVLAGIARFAPDVAEVVDQRQVLGPPDIEARTGLTGGHIFQGECLPDQMWERRLTPRTPIPGVYLCGAATHPGGSVIGANGRNAAMVVVGDLAAQRSAHADPA; this comes from the coding sequence GTGGCCCAGCCGAGCGCCCAGGAGTCGATGGGACGGGTCGGCCTGCCCGCGCCCGTCCGGGACCTCGCTCGGCGTCACTGGGACGCGGTGATCGTCGGAGGCGGCCACAACGGGCTGGCCGCGTCTGCCTACATCGCCCGTGCCGGTCGGCGGGTGCTCGTGTTGGAGGCGAGGGAGCGCCTGGGCGGCGCCTGCACCCTCGAGCAGCCGTTCGACGATCCACGCTGGCACGTCAGCCCGTGCGCCTACCTCGTGGGGCTGCTGCATCCGCTGGTGGTGGAGGAGCTGGAGCTGGCCCGCTTCGGCTACGGCGTGGAGGTCGTCGACCCGCATCTCTGGTGCCCTCTGGAGGACGCGTCGGCCCTGACGCTCTGGAACGATCCCGTGCGCTCGGCCGCCGAGGTGGCAGCCCTCTCGCCCGGCGACGTCGACGGGTATCTCGCCTACGAGGACGTCTTCGCACGGCTGCGACGGGCGCTGCGCGGTCCCGCGACCGACACGTGGCTGGGTGACGCACCGACGCAGGAGGAGCTGGTGGCGCGCCTCGGCGATGATGCGGAGGCAGTCGACGTCGTGCTCGGTGCCCCGATCGCCGACGTCCTCGAGCGACACGTGAAGGACTCGCGGCTGCGGACCGCTCTCCACGGTCAGGGGATCATCGGCACCTACGCCGGTCCGCGTGACGCCGGGACGGCGGCCGTTCACGCCATGCACTCGTCAGGGACTTTGGACGGTGAGGGCGGGGCCTGGGGCTACGTGCGTGGCGGCATGGGTCGGGTGTCGTTCGCCCTGGCCGACGCGGCGATGGCGGCCGGAGCGGTCGTGGCGACGGGGGTCTCCGTGGGCGCCGTCCGACCCGGCGAGGGGGTCGTGGTCGAAGGGGGCGAGACGATCCGCGCCGATGCCGTGGTCTCGAACGCCGATCCCAAGCGGACGCTGGCGCTGTGCGCGAGTGATGTTCCAGGGCACTACCGCCAGCGCCTCGAGGAATGGCGGATGGACAGCCCGGTGGTGAAGGTGAACTGCGGCCTGGTCCGGCTGCCTCGGTTCGTGGCCGCCACCGACGACACGCCCTTCCGATCGATGGTGACGATCAGCACCGGCGTCGACGACACCCAAGCGGCCTGCGCGGCCAGCCGTCGCGGCCTGCCGAGTCCAGCATGGTGCGAGCTGTACTTCCAGACAACCTACGACCCCACCATCGCTCCACGGGGCAAGCACACCATGAGCATCTTCGCCCAGTACGCCCCGTACCGGCTGGCAGAGGGTGACTGGGCGGCGCGGCGGGACGAGATCGGCGATCTCGTCCTGGCTGGCATCGCCCGTTTCGCACCGGACGTGGCTGAGGTCGTCGACCAGCGCCAGGTGCTCGGCCCACCCGACATCGAGGCCCGGACGGGGCTTACCGGAGGTCACATCTTCCAGGGGGAGTGCCTCCCGGACCAGATGTGGGAGAGACGGCTCACACCGCGCACACCCATTCCGGGTGTGTACCTGTGCGGCGCGGCGACGCACCCGGGTGGGAGCGTCATCGGGGCCAACGGCCGCAACGCGGCGATGGTCGTGGTCGGCGACCTGGCCGCGCAACGCAGCGCGCACGCCGATCCCGCCTAG